One Triticum dicoccoides isolate Atlit2015 ecotype Zavitan chromosome 5B, WEW_v2.0, whole genome shotgun sequence genomic window carries:
- the LOC119308134 gene encoding transmembrane 9 superfamily member 1-like, protein MLPSSRGGGRRRFVLLLSLTAVLAFASPLRASASESDHKYKAGDSVKLWVNKVGPYNNPQETYNYHSLPFCQPSENPGHKWGGLGEVLGGNELIDSQLDIKFLRNVERGSICTLELDPKKTQQFADAIESSYWFEFFIDDLPLWGFVGETDKNSENKHYLYTHKNILVKYNDNRIIHVNLTQESPKLLDAGKKLDMTYSVKWVPTDVSFARRFEVYLDYPFFEHQIHWFSIFNSFMMVIFLTGLVSMILMRTLRNDYAKYARDDDDLESLERDVNEESGWKLVHGDVFRPPRSLTLLSALVGIGTQLAALILLVIVLAIVGMLYVGRGAIITTFIVCYALTSFISGYVSAGLYSRNGGKNWIKAMILTASLFPFLHFAIGFALNTIAIFYGSLAAIPFGTMVVMFVLWAFISFPLVLLGTVVGRNWSGAPNNPCRVKTIPRPIPERKWYLTPSVISLMGGLLPFGSIFIEMYFVFTSFWNYKVYYVYGFMLLVFVILLIVTICVTIVGTYFLLNAENYHWQWTSFFSAASTALYVYLYSIYYYHVKTKMSGFFQTSFYFGYTLMFCLGLGILCGAIGYLGSTLFVRRIYRNIKCD, encoded by the exons ATGCTCCCCTCCTCCCGCGGCGGCGGCCGCAGAcgcttcgtcctcctcctctcgctcACCGCCGTCCTTGCCTTCGCTTCTCCGCTCCGCGCGTCCGCCTCAGAGTCTGACCACAAG TACAAAGCTGGAGATTCAGTTAAGCTCTGGGTGAATAAAGTTGGACCTTACAATAATCCTCAAGAAACTTACAATTATCACAGCCTCCCATTTTGTCAACCATCTGAGAACCCTGGGCATAAGTGGGGTGGTCTTGGAGAAGTCCTGGGTGGGAATGAGTTGATTGATAGTCAGCTTGACATAAAGTTCTTAA GAAATGTGGAAAGGGGATCCATTTGCACACTGGAACTAGATCCCAAGAAGACTCAACAATTTGCTGATGCCATTGAAAGCTCGTACTGGTTTGAATTTTTCATAG ATGATCTGCCTCTTTGGG GTTTTGTTGGAGAGACTGACAAAAACAGTGAAAACAAGCACTATCTTTACACGCACAAGAACATTCTTGTAAAGTACAACGATAACAGG ATAATTCATGTTAATCTCACCCAAGAGTCTCCTAAGCTCCTTGACGCTGGTAAGAAGTTGGACATGACATATTCAGTGAAGTGGGTACCAACAGATGTTTCATTTGCACGCCGTTTTGAAGTTTACCTGGACTATCCTTTCTTTGAACACCAG ATTCACTGGTTCTCCATTTTCAATTCTTTCATGATGGTTATTTTTCTCACTGGTTTGGTTTCAATGATATTGATGCGAACACTGAGAAATGATTATGCAAAATATGCTCGTGATGATGATGATCTAGAGTCACTG GAGAGAGATGTTAATGAGGAATCTGGGTGGAAACTTGTCCATGGTGATGTATTTCGTCCTCCTAGAAGCTTGACACTTCTTTCTGCTCTTGTTGGTATCGGCACCCAGCTGGCAGCTCTTATCCTACTTGTGATTGTATTGGCCATCGTTGGCATGTTATATGTTGG GCGAGGGGCTATCATCACAACCTTCATCGTGTGCTATGCTCTTACATCTTTTATTTCTGGATATGTTAGTGCTGGTCTGTACTCGAGGAATGGCG GTAAAAACTGGATAAAGGCTATGATCCTTACAGCATCCCTCTTTCCATTCTTGCACTTTGCAATTGGCTTTGCACTGAATACAATTGCAATCTTCTATGGGTCATTAGCGGCAATACCATTTGGTACAATGGTTGTCATGTTTGTCCTTTGGGCTTTCATATCTTTTCCACTGGTGCTTTTGGGAACGGTCGTTGGTAGAAACTGGAGTGGGGCTCCTAACAATCCCTGCCGAGTAAAGACTATTCCACGGCCTATTCCCGAGAGGAAGTGGTACCTTACACCTTCTGTCATCTCATTGATGGGTGGGCTGCTTCCCTttggcagcatcttcatcgagatgTACTTTGTGTTCACATCATTCTGGAACTACAAG GTGTATTATGTTTACGGCTTCATGTTGCTGGTCTTTGTCATTCTTCTAATAGTTACAATCTGTGTCACAATTGTCGGTACTTATTTCTTGCTGAATGCTGAGAACTATCATTGGCAATGGACCTCGTTTTTCTCCGCTGCATCAACAGCGCTATATGTGTACCTGTACTCCATCTACTACTATCATGTGAAGACAAAGATGTCCGGCTTTTTCCAGACAAGTTTCTACTTTGGCTACACATTGATGTTTTGTCTTggtctgggaatactttgcg GTGCTATTGGCTACCTAGGATCAACTCTTTTCGTGAGGAGAATCTACAGAAACATCAAATGTGATTAA